Proteins from a genomic interval of Quercus lobata isolate SW786 chromosome 11, ValleyOak3.0 Primary Assembly, whole genome shotgun sequence:
- the LOC115967265 gene encoding organic cation/carnitine transporter 7-like has protein sequence MEDQSLVFTLDEALDAVGFGNFQALVLSYAGLGWFAEAIEFMLITFVGPEVESEWGPSSGQESLLTTVVFAGMLVGAYIWGLISDTYGRRKGFLGMAVLTSGAGFLSAFSPNYISLLIFRFLVGIGLGGGPVFKSWFLEFVPAQKRGTWMVVHSTFWTFGTMFEASLAWIVMTRLNWRWLLAFSSVPAFALLFFYTLVPESPRFLCMKGNTIDAHHILEKIARLNQTEMPSGMLVSNTKERHDEEFDPTEETHLLSSTKKKTEELKKGLSLFFILFSSSLARTTLLLWSLYFGIDFLYYGIIFLTTELSSVESKCGSTMFHLENLQDDSLYINAFITSLAEFPGLLLSAIIVDRVGRKLSVIIMSILAFIILLPLVFHQSAILTIGLLFGVRMCAMGILTVAHIYAPELYPTSVRTTGAGVANAMGRIGGMICPLVAVGLVTDCHQTAAIILFEAVIVLSAISALLLPFETKGRELSDNLAVSKSTEVPEFGD, from the exons ATGGAAGACCAGAGCCTTGTGTTCACACTGGATGAAGCACTTGATGCTGTGGGGTTTGGGAACTTCCAGGCTCTTGTGCTTTCTTATGCAGGACTGGGTTGGTTTGCAGAAGCAATAGAGTTTATGCTTATCACTTTTGTAGGACCAGAAGTTGAGTCTGAGTGGGGACCTTCATCAGGCCAAGAGAGCCTCTTAACAACTGTTGTTTTTGCTGGCATGCTAGTTGGAGCATATATATGGGGCCTTATATCAGATACCTATGGAAGGAG GAAGGGTTTTCTTGGCATGGCTGTGTTAACTAGTGGAGCTGGGTTCTTAAGTGCCTTCTCCCCAAACTATATATCATTGTTGATTTTTCGTTTTTTGGTTGGCATTGGCCTGGGCGGAGGGCCTGTATTTAAATCCTGGTTTCTAGAGTTTGTTCCTGCTCAAAAAAGGGGCACCTGGATGGTTGTCCATTCAACTTTTTGGACATTTGGAACAATGTTTGAGGCTTCACTTGCATGG ATAGTCATGACAAGATTGAATTGGAGGTGGCTATTGGCTTTCTCCTCTGTACCAGCATTTGCTTTGCTTTTCTTCTATACTCTTGTACCAGAGTCTCCAAGGTTTCTGTGTATGAAAGGTAATACCATTGATGCACATCACATTCTGGAAAAAATTGCTCGTCTCAACCAGACAGAGAtgccttctggcatgcttgttTCCAATACAAAAGAGAGACATGATGAAGAGTTTGATCCAACAGAGGAAACTCATTTACTCTCCTCAACTAAAAAGAAGACTGAGGAATTGAAAAAAGGCCTCTCATTGTTTTTTATACTTTTCTCGTCAAGCTTAGCCCGAACAACCCTTCTCCTATGGTCGTTATATTTTGGAATTGATTTCTTATATTATGGTATTATATTTCTGACCACTGAGCTAAGTAGTGTGGAAAGCAAATGTGGCTCAACCATGTTCCATCTAGAAAATCTCCAGGATGATAGCCTTTACATAAATGCATTTATCACAAGTTTGGCAG AGTTTCCAGGGCTTCTGTTATCGGCAATAATTGTAGATAGAGTAGGACGCAAGCTTTCAGTGATAATTATGTCCATCTTAGCTTTCATAATCCTTCTTCCACTGGTTTTCCATCAGTCTGCTATATTAACAATAGGGTTATTGTTTGGAGTTCGCATGTGCGCCATGGGAATCTTGACAGTCGCGCATATATATGCTCCTGAG ttataccCAACTTCTGTGAGAACAACTGGGGCTGGAGTTGCAAACGCTATGGGAAGAATTGGTGGAATGATATGCCCCTTAGTAGCAGTTGGATTAGTAACTGATTGCCACCAAACAGCTGCCATTATTCTATTTGAGGCTGTCATAGTTCTTTCAGCCATCTCTGCTCTTCTGCTTCCATTTGAAACCAAGGGCCGGGAATTAAGTGACAACTTAGCCGTATCAAAGTCTACAGAAGTTCCAGAATTTGGTGATTAG